The sequence CATTCCCCAGGCATTATAATGAGAAAGCACCACCACAGCACCCCGATCAGTATAATCAAACGGAATAGGGTTTCTGCCATTTAACAAGGTTGGAACAGCAATATATCCGGCATAACGCCCTTGCTGACGTGCGACCTGAGCCGTAGGGGGAAGAGGGTTTGTCTCTACCCGTGCACAATCACCTATTGCAAGAATAGATGGATCTTTTGTGGACTGAAGTGTAGGTGTAACAATAATCTGACCAGAACGGCTTAAATCCAAACCTTTAAAGATTGAAGTTGCGGCACTTGCCTGCACACCTGCAGCCCAAATACGGATACTAGCTTCAATGTAACGGCCATCTTTGAGCTTGATACCTGTAGCATCAATTTCACTAACCATGGCGTTTGTCATAACGTCATAGCCAATTTTAGTAAGTTCTTCTTCCGCCTCAGCCGACACTGTTTCGGAAAAAGTGGGAAGAACACGTCCCATGGCTTCAATTAAAATTGGTTTGAGATATTTGCGGCGCATCTCAGGGCCCATATCGGGCGTATTATCAATTGCATTACATAATTCTGCCGCTAACTGAACACCTGTCGCCCCGCAGCCGATAATAGCTAAAGAGAGCGGCTTATTATCCTGTCGAGCTTGTTTTATAGCTTCCTGAAAGGTGGTGTGTAAGTTTTCGGCATCATGAATATTATCTAAAAAGAGGCAATTCTCTTTTGCCCCTGGTGTGCCAAAATCATTTGCACGCCCCCAATACTGACTATCAGATAATCATATTCGAGAGTTTGACCATCACTTAATTTGACAGATTTTGCCTGTCTGTCGATGCTACTGGGAGCGCCTTGAATAAAGTTAAATTTAAATTTTTTGGAAAGCTTTTCGAAAGAAAAAACATTTTCTTCAAAATTTAAGGTGCCTGCTGCAAATTCATGCAAAGCTGGCTTCCAGACATGAACAGCATTAGGATCGACAAGTGTCAGGCTAACACCAGCTTTACGGCTCAACGCAATGGCAGCTTCTATACCACCAATGCCGCCACCCAAAATAATCACTCGTCTTTTAGCAGACATAAAACCACCCTTCATGTTCAGAGCGTTTAACTGCACAAATGTGCAACAGCCATCAACTAGAAAAATTACTACGCGAACCTACTCAGTAGTGACAGAGTGAAGCAAGTAAAAGCTTAGTAATATATTCGTTACGTAAAAATTATCTGCCGTCGCTTTGTCATAAAATTTTATAGCGAGGCGCAGCTAGCTGCGATATGAGCCATTAATATCAATATAACCGTGAGTTAAATCACATGTCCAAACGCATGCATTGCCAAATCCTATATTCAAGTCAGCCGTAATGGTTATTTCCTGACCTTTCATATAATTTGTTGCCTCTTCGTCATTGAAGTCGGGGCAACAGTACCATTTTTAGCAACCCACGAGTCCCCTACCGCAATGGAAAGACGGTCTCTGTCAGCAGGCTCACCACTTTTTCCTACAGCCATGACCACGCGGCCCCAATTGGCATCTTCACCTGCAATAGCTGTTTTAACGAGGGGAGAATTGGCAATAGCCAGAGCTATCTTTTTTGCCGAGATATCATCATGTGCATTTTTAACAATAACTTTAATGAGTTTTGTAGCACCTTCACCGTCTCGTACAACTTGCAGCGCCAAATCAAGCAAAATCTCATTTAAAGCATTTTTAAATGCATAAAGCTCTGGGTCATTATAATCAGAAATATCGCTATTATTAACCTGACCCGTAGCAAAAATCATAACCATGTCAGATGTTGAAGTGTCTGAATCCACAGTTATAGAATTAAAGCTCGGTTTCACACCTTCAGAAAGAAGTGTTTGCAAAACGGGGCGAGGGAGAGAGGCATCAGTCACAATATAGGCCAGCATGGTCGCCATATCCGGGGCAACCATGCCCGAGCCTTTGGCGATGCCCTGTATCCGAACCTTTTTAGAGCCGATCATAACTTCCCTTTGTGCAGCTTTAGGGAAAGTGTCGGTTGTCATAATGGCGCGTGCTGCGTTTTCCCACTCATCTTCCTGTAACGTTTCAGTCGCCTTTGGAAGAGCATCAATAATGCGTTGATAGGGTAAAATCTCACCAATTACGCCAGTAGAGGCAACAAATATTTCTTCATCTCTGCAACCAAGATGTTGCGCAAGAGCTGTTACGCAATGATGCACGGCTTCTTCACCAGCTCTGCCAGTAAAGACATTCGCATTACCAGAATTTACTAATAAAGCGCGTGCTGTAAAAGAGCGGGAAAGTGCGGTGCGGCACCATGTAATGGGAGCACCGGGGCACTTATTTTGTGTAAACACACCCGCCACCGTTGTTGATGGAGCGAACTCCATCAACATTAAATCGGTCCTGCCTTTATAGCGTACACCGGCTGCCACACTGCTTAATTTCACTCCCTTCACAAAACCAAGTTTTGGAAGAGGCAAAGCCAGAGGAGAAATGGAGTGCGTCGGTGCCATAAAGGAAAGCCTTAGTTTTTAGTGTGCTTTAGTTGGAGCAGGAGCATCAGCAATGGGTTTGCCTTGAGCATCATAGCGAACAATTTTGACGCTTTTTTCTGCTGCTTCAACAACCTTGCCAATTTCTTCTTTTAAAAGATTTTGGCGGATTTGGTTTTTTACTTTGTCATATGTTGGCACAGGGGCTGTGCGTGTGCCAAGAACCTGAATAACGTGCCAGCCATAGACAGTATGAACAGGTTTTTGAGTGTATGTGCCAGATTTTGTGTCAAAAGCTGCTTTTGAGAAATCAGGGATCATATCACCGCGTTTAAACCAGCCCAGATCACCACCATTATTGCTTGCTGTCGCTTTGTCTGATGAATTTTTGGCTGCTAATTTAGCGAAATCTCCGCCTTTTTTAAGCTGAGCAATAATATCTTTTGCTTTAGCTTCTGAGTCGACCAGAATATGGCGGGCATGCACTTCTTGCTCTGGCTTTTTATTCGCATAATGTTTGTCATAATAAGCCTTCATAGCGTTTTCTGTGATTTTTGGCGCTACTTTTTGCTTAATATAACCATTCATTAATGCAGCTTCAGAGGCACGCATCATGGCTGTTTTAATTTCTGGGTTATTTTCTAGCTTTTCTTTTTTAGCAGCAATTTCGATTGCTTTTTGGCTAATAAGTTGGCCCAGAAGTAAAGGAATAAGCTGCTCACGTGGCACGCTCATTGCTGCTGGTGGCAACTCTGAAAGAGCCCCCTGAACGTCACTAAGGGTAATTTTTTGACCGTCAACAGTTGCAATAACCATGTTAGGGTCAGCTTTGACAGGAGCAGGAGCTGTGCTGGTTGGTGAAGCTTTTGGTGCAGCGAAAGCAGGAACAATTGAAGCAGTCGAAAGAGATAGGCCACCAATTAGAGTCGTGCAAGCAAGCATGAGGCGGTTGAACCGCATAATAATACCTCGATAAGTTTATTAATTAACAATCCTGACCGACCATGACAAAGGCTGCAACGCATCGCAAGAGGGCAATTTTTTTTAAATTGTCTCTGAAACAGATATTCTGTAAGATAGAATGAGTGATTATCACGAAAAAAATGGCGGTATATCGTCTCGTTTTAGATTATGTTCCGCTGTAAATTATATGAAATTTTCTTAAAGTTTAAGCTTTTGTAATAAAGAATTTACTGAAAAATGTTCAATTTTACTAACTCCGTCTTCTCAAGCCATTGACCGTTG comes from Aristophania vespae and encodes:
- a CDS encoding NAD(P)/FAD-dependent oxidoreductase yields the protein MHDAENLHTTFQEAIKQARQDNKPLSLAIIGCGATGVQLAAELCNAIDNTPDMGPEMRRKYLKPILIEAMGRVLPTFSETVSAEAEEELTKIGYDVMTNAMVSEIDATGIKLKDGRYIEASIRIWAAGVQASAATSIFKGLDLSRSGQIIVTPTLQSTKDPSILAIGDCARVETNPLPPTAQVARQQGRYAGYIAVPTLLNGRNPIPFDYTDRGAVVVLSHYNAWGMWPSKKDFGGRGLGAKFAHFIHEILYRQHQSDLTGIFHAGKAALLGKFKPYRPRLGSGSSGEDKAHSP
- a CDS encoding FAD-dependent oxidoreductase, producing the protein MSAKRRVIILGGGIGGIEAAIALSRKAGVSLTLVDPNAVHVWKPALHEFAAGTLNFEENVFSFEKLSKKFKFNFIQGAPSSIDRQAKSVKLSDGQTLEYDYLIVSIGGVQMILAHQGQKRIASF
- a CDS encoding peptidylprolyl isomerase → MRFNRLMLACTTLIGGLSLSTASIVPAFAAPKASPTSTAPAPVKADPNMVIATVDGQKITLSDVQGALSELPPAAMSVPREQLIPLLLGQLISQKAIEIAAKKEKLENNPEIKTAMMRASEAALMNGYIKQKVAPKITENAMKAYYDKHYANKKPEQEVHARHILVDSEAKAKDIIAQLKKGGDFAKLAAKNSSDKATASNNGGDLGWFKRGDMIPDFSKAAFDTKSGTYTQKPVHTVYGWHVIQVLGTRTAPVPTYDKVKNQIRQNLLKEEIGKVVEAAEKSVKIVRYDAQGKPIADAPAPTKAH